A genome region from Festucalex cinctus isolate MCC-2025b chromosome 17, RoL_Fcin_1.0, whole genome shotgun sequence includes the following:
- the LOC144005489 gene encoding uncharacterized protein LOC144005489: MEGQGDGRHNGPNCYRIPLPIGNGARNMETLGLRVFILNQEIIFSIHAMIRPPDNDQNNNDGNTEDNDEDENIEENDDDDDDDDDGDNIEDADDDNIEDIDQEENLEDHDNIEDEEDDGTGESDGDADMEDNDGEMEDNEHGVHPEHPEDNNMNDMHLNDDNAVLLFRIRVRPLQHGDVFDDIFLELRLVNNDDFDEMDNNEEQNGDGNEENIEDDQNLDEDDSFENVDNIDDENDHNNNEDFNDNDGNNDEGFEEIDNENLESCGVVGGIADEERQNFDHGVYQDLFDPLPGPSRFVEEEDETSRGKQFQWWDDSNSDSCSDNLLEEEDNQQFDASKERSSDDADSQEDKRGKKTQKKNFLSKSDDEDFTFRSSDQDADEDLPPELSRKRPRGEGGQLSEPGQNQKRFRHGNTSDSDLDDDAQQEPRPGSSSSNRLTDNQQEETRDSEK; encoded by the exons ATGGAAGGACAAGGGGACGGCCGGCACAACGGTCCAAATT GCTACCGCATTCCGCTGCCGATCGGGAACGGAGCGCGGAATATGGAAACCCTTGGACTGAGGGTTTTCATTTTAAACCAGGAGATCATCTTTTCCATCCACGCCATGATCAGGCCGCCCGACAACGACCAGAACAACAACGACGGCAACACGGAAGACAACGACGAGGACGAGAACATCGAGGagaacgacgacgacgacgacgacgacgacgacggggACAATATCGAAGACGCCGACGACGACAACATCGAGGACATCGACCAGGAAGAAAATCTGGAGGATCATGACAACATcgaggacgaggaggacgaCGGCACGGGAGAAAGCGACGGCGACGCCGACATGGAGGACAACGACGGCGAAATGGAGGACAACGAGCACGGCGTGCACCCCGAACACCCCGAGGACAACAACATGAACGACATGCACCTGAACGACGACAACGCCGTGCTCCTCTTCAGGATCCGGGTGAGGCCGCTGCAGCACGGCGACGTGTTCGACGACATCTTCCTGGAACTGCGTTTGGTGAACAACGACGACTTTGACGAGATGGACAACAACGAAGAGCAGAACGGCGACGGCAACGAGGAGAACATCGAGGACGACCAGAATCTCGATGAAGACGACAGTTTTGAAAACGTCGATAATATCGACGACGAGAACGACCATAATAACAACGAAGATTTCAATGACAATGACGGTAATAACGATGAAGGCTTTGAAGAGATTGACAATGAAAATCTCGAAAGCTGTGGCGTCGTTGGCGGTATTGCCGACGAAGAGAGACAAAACTTCGACCACGGAGTCTACCAGGACTTGTTCGATCCTCTGCCTGGACCATCAAGGTTTGTCGAGGAGGAAGACGAAACGAGCAGGGGCAAACAATTCCAGTGGTGGGATGATTCCAATTCGGACAGTTGTTCCGACAACCTTCTCGAAGAAGAGGACAACCAACAATTTGACGCATCCAAGGAGCGGTCGAGCGACGACGCGGATTCGCAAGAAGACAAAAGGGGGAAGAAAACGCAGAAGAAGAACTTCCTATCGAAATCGGACGATGAGGACTTTACATTTCGTTCAAGTGACCAGGACGCGGACGAGGACCTCCCGCCCGAATTGTCGAGGAAGAGGCCGCGGGGAGAGGGAGGACAATTGTCTGAACCGGGACAAAACCAGAAACGTTTTCGACACGGCAACACCTCAGACAGTGACTTGGACGATGACGCCCAACAAGAACCTCGACCCGGTTCATCGTCCTCAAACAGGTTGACAGACAATCAACAGGAAGAAACGAGGGACAGTGAGAAATAG